In Erigeron canadensis isolate Cc75 chromosome 1, C_canadensis_v1, whole genome shotgun sequence, a single window of DNA contains:
- the LOC122585354 gene encoding auxin-responsive protein SAUR50-like, which translates to MSGCSKIRHIVQLRQMLRRWRRKAAMTSRKCIPSDVPAGHVAVSVGSNCRRFVVRATHLNHPVFKKLLMQAEEEFGYSQSGPLAIPCDEYLFEEIIRFLSRSDSSGNRFINLEEFQKNCHVSSILRTNIDFWPESRPLLR; encoded by the coding sequence ATGTCAGGATGCAGCAAAATTCGCCACATTGTTCAACTCCGTCAAATGCTAAGACGATGGAGAAGAAAAGCAGCAATGACGTCACGCAAATGCATTCCTTCTGATGTCCCTGCTGGCCACGTGGCAGTCTCAGTTGGTTCAAATTGTCGAAGATTTGTTGTACGTGCAACTCATCTAAACCACccggtttttaaaaaacttttaatgcaAGCTGAAGAAGAATTCGGTTATTCACAATCCGGACCATTAGCCATTCCTTGTGATGAGTATTTATTCGAAGAAATAATTCGGTTTTTATCACGGTCTGATTCGTCTGGAAACCGGTTTATTAATCTTGAAGAGTTTCAAAAGAATTGTCACGTCAGCAGCATATTACGTACTAATATTGATTTTTGGCCCGAATCTCGGCCTCTTTTACGATAA